The DNA region TTTTTCAAAAGCCTTGGTTCACTCTCCTAAGGATCCTGAAGCTTTGGCTCACAGAGCTAATATAAGATATCTTCTGAGCGACTATGCCGGATCTATAAAAGATTACACAACCCTGATAGAACTTGCTCAGCCAAATAATTTTGAAGCTCTTTACAAAAGAGGTCTTGCTCGCAATGAATATGGCAGATTTAAAGAAGCAATCGCTGACTTTACAAGAGTGATAGAATTGTATCCTAAATACAACTATGCATACTTTTACAGAGGTTTTGCCAAAAACCATATTGATGATTTTAAAGGTGCCATCGAAGATTATACAAAAGTAATTGAACTAGACCCAAATGATAAATTTTCTTATTACAACAGAGGTTATTCTAAACTTCAATTGATGGACTTCGATGGTGCGGATAAAGATTATCAAAAAGCAACAGAAATTGACCCTAAATTTGAAGAAGCATACTATCAATGGGCAGAAGTATTTGCAACAAGCGGAAATACAAAAGCCGCAATGGAGAAATTTAATAAAGCGGTAGAACTGTTCCCTAACCATAAAGATGCATATTTCAACAGAGGTGCTTATCTGACTGAAATTGACAAAAGCAAAGAAGCTATAGTCGATTTAACAAAAGCAATAGAGTTAAATCCAAAAGATAGAGAAGCTTATTACTTCAGAGGGGTTGCTTATGCTCAATTGAATAAAAACTCCGAGGCCTGCCTTGACCTGAAACAAGCAGAACAATTTGGAGATATAAGAGCTTCAGAAATGATTAAAAGCGTTTGTGGTAGAAACACACCTAACTTGATCAAATAGTAAATATCAGTAAGATTTGAATAAGAATTTAAATATAATCCTTGCTTCCAACTCGCCCAGAAGGCAACAGATACTAAAGGAAGCAGGGATTATTTTTTTGGTAAAAAGTAAAAATATTCCGGAAGATTACCCCTCTGATCTACCCAAAAGGAATATCTCTGAATTTCTCGCTGAAAAAAAAGCAGAATCTTTTTGTGAAGAATCTCAAAGCAATCTCATAATAGCAGCTGATACAACAGTTTTAGTTGAAGGAAAGATACTTGAAAAGCCAGTTGACTCTCTCGACGCAAGAAGGATGCTTAAAGAGTTGTCAGGAAAATATCACGAAGTAATTACCGGCGTCTGTCTATTACATAAAGACAAGAAAATATCTTTTTCTGATACTACCAAAGTCTATTTCAGAGATCTTTCAGATGCTGAAATTGAACATTATGTAGAAACTTATAAACCCTTTGACAAAGCCGGGAGCTATGGTATTCAGGAATGGATAGGGCTTGTTGGAATTACGGGAATCGAAGGCTCTTAT from Sporocytophaga myxococcoides includes:
- a CDS encoding tetratricopeptide repeat protein codes for the protein MKNYIILKSLLLLMAWVSILGNASAEIVADTSFFEKGNVKYKKGDFLGAIEEFDKVLAKDPKNVEAYFNRGICRTEIGDNESAIEDFNHVLELNHNHYKAFIKRGIAKEQVGDQKGAIDDFSKALVHSPKDPEALAHRANIRYLLSDYAGSIKDYTTLIELAQPNNFEALYKRGLARNEYGRFKEAIADFTRVIELYPKYNYAYFYRGFAKNHIDDFKGAIEDYTKVIELDPNDKFSYYNRGYSKLQLMDFDGADKDYQKATEIDPKFEEAYYQWAEVFATSGNTKAAMEKFNKAVELFPNHKDAYFNRGAYLTEIDKSKEAIVDLTKAIELNPKDREAYYFRGVAYAQLNKNSEACLDLKQAEQFGDIRASEMIKSVCGRNTPNLIK
- a CDS encoding Maf family nucleotide pyrophosphatase, whose protein sequence is MNKNLNIILASNSPRRQQILKEAGIIFLVKSKNIPEDYPSDLPKRNISEFLAEKKAESFCEESQSNLIIAADTTVLVEGKILEKPVDSLDARRMLKELSGKYHEVITGVCLLHKDKKISFSDTTKVYFRDLSDAEIEHYVETYKPFDKAGSYGIQEWIGLVGITGIEGSYFNVMGLPIHRVYECLKEFFK